In the Telopea speciosissima isolate NSW1024214 ecotype Mountain lineage chromosome 6, Tspe_v1, whole genome shotgun sequence genome, AACTTAGAACTGGCTTGCAACTACTGGTGAATCAATTGATGTGGCAAGGGCTTGCAGTGATCCAAATAGCAAAATCAACACGATTATGCTCTGTCCAATAGTCTGAATTTAAAGGGTGGATTTTGTTGGGTGCAAGTCCTgcttggtttttcttttttacttattGTTTTGTGGGTTTCGGTTTAGCTAGGTTTTCAGGTGATCTCAGCCTTCTTATATGGGAGCATTGCTAGTTTAATGTATACCACTTCGATGTTCGCTTCCTGGTCCATCACCCTTTAAGCCACTCATTTGCCTTCAAATGCTGTGAAAATTAATGGAAGGAAGGTGGGAGGGGAGAATGGCTTCGTCTGCCATTTGGAAGCTGTTCTATAGTTTATTGGTGAGAAACCTTAAGTAGAATTTATCTCTAGTTGGGACTGAACAACTGGGACTGGTGCTCAATTCAGAAATAGCTGAACGGAGGTTAGACTGTTGAGAGTGACTTCTTTACCTGGTTAGGTTTGTCTTACCCATTCCCACTCTTGCCTCCCTTTTCCGGTGTGAGTAATAAGATTTGCTTTCCCAttccccttcttccctcttaCATTCCCGCTTTCCATAAGTGTGTGTTTAATAAGATTTGCTTACCCATTCCTAAGGCTGCATATTGGTTCGTTTCTGGTTAAAATTTTTTGGTTCTAGATGGAATAGGCATAAAATGAAATTGAACAGATTAGtatttggttttaatttctCAAACCAATATCGAACCATACTTGGATCCAGTAACTTGGTTCTAATTcggtttctctctcttcacctGGCTAGAGGGAACCTCATCTTCTATCTCTGCCCTCTTTGCACTCTCAAGTAGAGCTATGGTTCCTGTTGGGATATTGTATTTACTAAATGTTTTTTTGTGATTACTAACTTGTGTTTGTGTGATGAAAAAACCGAAGTCTGCTTCAAGAACTAATTCATGGAGATTAAATGCCTCCGAAGCAAGAATGGCAATGAACATAATCAAAAGATGTTCTTCATCGTTGCAAGCACTTGTTATAGTTTTCAATTTGGTTTATTCTTCTAATTCCTTAGATGGATTGATTCTCATAGCTCATAGATAACCAAGGACATAGGTAAAGCTTAATTGGAATCAAACGCTAACATAGGAGGTTGACTATAGTGACTTAAACCTTTTAAGACTCATGTCCTTTGTTTCATGGTTGTCTGTGAATCAGAGACAGATGTCCGAGTTGAGAAGAGACACTTTTAGGTCCTCTGTTTGGAGGATCCTCCGATGATCTGCCATTAATATATGAACAAGTGAATGTTTAATTGCTACTAAGGGATAGCAATTATGAGAAGGCATGATACTCTCTTGATAGTGAACGTAGGCAAGTGTATTGAACTATTCTAAATCACTCTAAATCAATAGTTCATATCTCTTTCTATCTccctcacttttttttttttttttttacttatacCTTTGCATAAATCGTTTGGTTTGGGTAAAGTTTTAATGtatcattaatttttatttttttttgcactACCCAATTCACTCCCTCTTGGATTGCCAGCTATCCAACGATTGATTTCACAAGACATCCAATTTGAAAAGCCAAGTAGTTTAAGTTTACCGTTACTAGAATTGGGTATTGAAAAACCATAAAAGGACTGAGGGAGATAAAGCTGCAAAATAGAATGAGGCAAAAAGCAATGAAGAAGTGATTAATAGAAAGATGAGGAAAAGTTAAGCCTTGGAAGCTTTTTAAATACACAAATCTGGGAATGATTAAATCATTGAATCTAATTCAATCACTACATGGGTTTTGGAACTGGGGACAAAATCACTCTATGGAAACCAGTGGAGGAAGCTGGTTGCAAGGAAATGGAAGTGGGAATACACTTGGAAAAAAACCCTCAGCAGTGCCTTCATCTTGTGGTGCCTTGCAGTTCGGGCTTAAGAGCTCGACACGTGAAAGATGCGATATCCAACGGTACtaagcttgagaagaaagaacaaaaaaaaaaaaaaaaactgagtcAATCGAGCTCGCAacgttggatgaagcatcttccacatATCAAGCTCTCTAGCCCAAACTGCAAGGCACCACAAGATGTAggaattgcagaggattttaatctacATGCACTTTCAATGGTTCAATATAGAGTAAGGCATATCTAAAGTTTGAAATAGGAGAGCCTTCCTTAAAAAAAGAATCCAAAGAAGCaaaatgaggttttttttttttttttaaaggggtTGATTTACATTTCaaagagagaataaaatggGGCTTATTCTTAATAAAATGCCCTTCCTATTTTCCGTGATACCCTCTTCCATCCATCCAAAGTAGCGGTCAAGGGATTTCTCTTCATCGTGGATTAAAGAAAACTCAGTCCTACTTTATACTAATAAATTAAAGAACTgggttttcctccacccacagtgaatgAGATCCTGTGAgggatttgaattttgaaatatactaaaaccctaggatggtgggtaaCCCGTCCTcaatgggtggagggaaacttagtcctaaATTAAATGTCTTATCATCTTTATTCTTCGAAGCAATAAatcttaataataaaaaatataacatAAAATTGATGCTAGTGATAATGATAACAAAACTTGTAACCTTTCTTCTCGGAAAGGATAGATGCTGTTTCACTTTTCCTCTTCTACAAGATAATATAATATAAGAGCAGGGGGATTGTGCTGGTAGAAAGATTATTTAGAGTCTATCAAGTGTGAACCGTGAAATAAATTCATAGGCATAATGTGAAtaagagaatgaaaatagagGGCGAGCATAACATTAAAGTTGTTCCGttgtgacctagtggttgcGAGTTCGAATCGAAAAATAGAAAATCAGAAGCTGTGAACATGTTAATGAAAATAATAACAAACCTACCCTTTAATTACTTCACTATAATTACTATTATCTAAAACAAACACATAACACTCACTAGTCTAGTCATTCTTTGGCTGACTAAGCTCATAGGTAAAATACAAAGCCAATTCATTTACAGAAATCATAACCTGATTCAGCTTCTTCAAAGGGAACTCTACACCTCTTCTCTCATTAAACCCATCTTCACAATCAAACGCTGAATCAAATGCTGCACTCATATGTACATTAGCTGTTCCATAATCCCTAACCTTGTAAGCCATTGTTGCTACCATCACTGAGTCAATCCCATCCGAGTAGAGTTCCACACAATCCTTCAAGGCTTCCTTCACGTATGAATCATTGAATTGCTTGTACTTGACCAGGTTCTCAGTGTAAGAAATCAAGCGACTCATTTTGATTTTGTCAAGTTTCAGTGCTATAAGTCCAAGTCCTTCAAAGCTTGCATGATGGctgttagggtctgtttggagAGCTGTAACGCAGAACTTGTAGGTCATATATTTGCTGTCTTTTGAGGCGTCTTTGCAAACTTTCTGGATCAAAGTTTGTGATTTACCATtggagggaaagagaagaagaagaaaaagaaagaaagagaggagaaggcgATCGGAAGAGAAGATAGGACTCATGTTTGTGATGAGGTGAACACAAAAAAAGGGGGTTTCGGTTAACTTGTAATCTGAAACACCTAAAACAGTTATGCTCATCAAATTTGTTCTCTCCCCTTAAAACTCTCAACCGTCTTATCATGGTAAAGcgatcttttctttctttttaatttttaaaaaaaaatggaaagttagggttttagaacaCGGAATCGGTCATTGGTGATTCCGACCCGGATTGAAATCGGGCCGAATTGGTGCTTAAGAACCCTAAAATCGGTCTTCAATCGGCCATATCAGATTGGTGGAAATCGGCATTGGTCATGGTCGATTTTCCGATTCACCGATTCGTGATTCTTAAAACCCTTGATCTAATTTAGCAATAGAAGCACATACCAGTATctggggtgtcaacgggccgggctgggctaggTTGGGGTTGCAATCCATAAACTCAACCCAATCCCAGACTTGCCCTGCCAGGGCCTAACAAACCCTTGATCTAGGTTTTACCCTAGCCCAAcactgattgaccctgattgtaCAGGGTTGGGCTGAGCTAAGCAATGTCGGGTGGCTCAgcctcaagtctcaaccctaaccttcattaataaaatagtaaatccattTAAGAGAATCCATATAAAACAATTACTATCCGGAAACTATTCGAACCCATCTGAAAACTAATAGGATATTACCCCGAATATAATctgatatgaatatgataatgaAATTCCTATGTACTCTACTCGCATAATAAATGATGTATTTATgtcctattttgaccatgtggatgatatcatttttcaaCCTCTCATTGGTTGTAGTGTGCAGATTCCTTCTTACATTATGTTGGTAGGAAACCCTCTTCCATTATTGTAATACctataatttttaaaaccaaactgaaccgatCCAACCGGTAAAAAATCGATCCGGCCCTTTATTGATACGCCTtgaaaccttttttatttttaatatatccTGACCCCTTTGTTTGAGGTATTCAATAATCTATGGTAATACCCTACCACAGACAGGCATGGAGCTCtcagatttttaaaaaaattatttttcttcttttttttaaaatttaaaattttttaatttttcattgaAGTTTTCTACATATTCTGAAAATGTCAATTATTTCAACTTATTCGTTTCTATTTATGCACAGATTATTTGTagaatctcaaaaagaaaaggtaagcatatccaaaattttcaaaccaatcGATCAAAATATTGGTAGaatctttccataaaaaaaaaaatattggtaGAATCTTATGCTCAACTAAACTTTTCATGAATTTGCTGaccttggtttttggttttcatGGATTTGCTAACCATGGATACTATTGAGTTGTCATCCCATGTGGGACACCATAGTGTTCTAATAGGACCGTGGGGATTTTTATACAATTAGGATTAAAAAatccttaattttttaataattttcagggaaagagaacgccacccgCCCCTATGTCAGACACAGTGGTGTACGAAATGACCACCGTACCCCTGGTTATTTCCATCTTTTCAGGGGGTGTGGTGGTCTTTATGCGTGCTCTAGCGTTTGGACTCTGGATGCAAAGGCGACGTGTGCTGCACGACTAGGTGGCGTTCTTTATATATCCCTAATTTTCAATTCTATAATAGCTCTTAGCTAGGAAGAGGGATCTACATCCTCGTGCTTATATTGGTATCTTAGATGCCAAACTTATAAtggaaaacaaaataatatatttaatgaggaaagagaagggaaccCACATATTTAATGCGAGGTAGGGAGAGATTATGAGAGGTTGCCCAactcttatctttttttttttttggtagaaattgcTTCTATTCAGGAACCAGATTACACTCCTGCCGTCTACCACATAGGGAGTAGCTAGGCAGGGATCGAAATTGGGCCAAACAATCCTATCCGTAACGGATTGGGCCCTCCTGGCAAGGGTATCTGCTACAACATTAGCAACCCttgaaacaaactgaaatttaCAATCATCAAAGTAAGAGGCAAGATGAAAAATATCCTCAAGGATAGGCCGGATGAGTAAGGCTGAGTCCCTACCAGGGGGCAAAAGGGCCGCGACCACATCTTGACAATCACTCTCAACCTCCAGTTTCATTGCCCCTTCCGAGATAGCTTCCAACAAGCCTTGCCTAATCGTCAAAGCCTCTCCCACAAGGACATTAGTGAACTGTAACGGGTCAGAGATAGCAATTTGACAACAGCCCTGGTGGTCACGCAGAAGGTAACCCACCCCACTTCTATTGCCCTCCTTATATAAGGATGCGCCACAGTTAAGCTTAGAGTACCCCATGGGGGGGGGGCATCCATACTTGGTTGATTGCCGGTCTCACCGTTGGTGTGGGTGTTGTTACCTCCTTGGTGGCAGCCAAGTATTCTGTGCACGCCCTTTCAGCTGCACATATCACCTCTTCTGGTCGCCATATCTTACGTACGAACAGCGAATCATTGCGAGCAGTCCAAAGGTACCACAAGATGAAGGAGCAAAGTGTGGAGCTTTCCTTTGACACACGCTTGCCATGATATGTAAGCCCTGACCACGTCACCAACCATTCATAAAATTTGATATTCTCCTTTGGCGGTACCCTATGTGAGAGAGAGCTTCCAAACCAGACCTGCTTCGCGAAAGGGCAGGTAAGTAGAATGTGGGTACCTGTTTCCTCTTCCAAATCGCATCCATGGCACATTATGTCGACCGGGATCTGTCTCTGATTCAACGCTAATGCCGAGGCGATACCATCTGCGCACACCCTCCACATGAAGCTTCTGATTTTAGGTAGCGTGTCGCATTTCCATATTAATTTCCAGATATTAGAGGGCACCTCATCCCAAACATGAGACTTGGACGATGCTGGCTCTAGGCAGGCCATATCTTGCTTGCAGTTACATAATAGATGATAACGGCTCTTTACTGAGAACGTACCTTGTTTAGACCCCCCAACAAGCCTATTTGCATAGTAAAGAAACCCAATTGAATCTGGTAGATTCTCTCTCTGTCAACTGGGTGGAAGTAGCGATCAATAACACCTTTATTCCAACACCGGTTTTCTTGGTCTAGGATCTCACTAACCTTGACCAAAGGACATTCTTCTAGCGGAGGGAATTGAATCTTGAACCCTGGAGCTTGTGGGATCCAGTTATCACCCCAAATGTTAATGCTATCATTCCCACTCTCCACAGAAGACCAGCCTTTAGAGCCTCACGTCCAGCCAGGATGCTCCTCCATGCCCACGATGGGCTTGAACCCAAAGTTGCCTCCGAAAAATTACACTTAGGGAAGTAAATATCCTTCATAAATCGGGCCCAATATGATTCTGGGTCACTCCACAACTTCCATGCTACCTTGGCTAGTAACGCTTTATTATGCAGAGATGGGTCCCTAAATCCCAGTCCcccattttcctttaagctGCATAATTGCTGCCATAAGATCCAATGgatcttcctcttctccaagTCACCACCCCAATAAAAATTTGATGCTGCCTTCCGAAGGTGGGAATGGTGTGAGGCCGGTAATTTAAAGTGAGAAGCCACAAAATTGGAGAAGGAAAAGGCTATCGATTTCATCATAATCTCTTTCCCAGCGTGAGAGAGTAATCTATGTTTCCAGCCCTCAAACCGCTGCCCCGCCTTATCTGAGATCTCCTAAAAAAGCTTGGCC is a window encoding:
- the LOC122665156 gene encoding putative invertase inhibitor; translation: MTYKFCVTALQTDPNSHHASFEGLGLIALKLDKIKMSRLISYTENLVKYKQFNDSYVKEALKDCVELYSDGIDSVMVATMAYKVRDYGTANVHMSAAFDSAFDCEDGFNERRGVEFPLKKLNQVMISVNELALYFTYELSQPKND